The Bryobacteraceae bacterium genome includes a window with the following:
- a CDS encoding oxidoreductase has product MSTESISSRRLFLAAAGSLAAARSAQAKKVKPSISARSASRVVGANDRIRVGMIGVGIMGTGHLRAFVRQQEEDRDIEVAAICDVYQRHRERAKAISKLEDKDIYIEYRELLARPDIDCVLIATPDHWHAQMTIDAFAAGKDVYLQKPSTLTVDESAQVMEAAAKYNRVLQVGSQFLSDARWHKVKELIGEGAIGEVLWGQTTYSRNSVAGEWNYYIDEEASPETIDWKRWLGPAPKRPFSAERFFRWRKYWDYSNGIASDLYYHRVGPMLYAMGPAYPTRVSGGGGIYVQKDREVPDTLAMIAEYPNFMIVVAGSMANGAPNRYLPQVIYGHSGTIVVENDRVIVTPEMFVARALNRPTEARTFEFKNAQREMNRRHTDNFFECMRTRKTPVLGPELAHQVMLSVMLGCESYRSGEMRLYDPAARKLTRRASARPAYEGDGKNHPLGPKKEPSV; this is encoded by the coding sequence ATGAGCACGGAAAGCATCTCCTCCCGCCGCCTGTTCCTGGCCGCCGCCGGTTCGCTCGCCGCGGCCCGCTCCGCCCAGGCGAAAAAAGTGAAGCCTTCGATCAGCGCCCGCTCCGCCAGCCGCGTGGTGGGCGCGAATGACCGCATCCGCGTCGGCATGATCGGCGTGGGCATCATGGGCACCGGCCACCTGCGCGCCTTCGTCCGGCAGCAGGAAGAGGACAGGGATATCGAAGTTGCCGCCATCTGCGACGTCTATCAGCGCCACCGCGAGCGCGCCAAAGCCATTTCGAAACTCGAGGACAAAGACATCTACATCGAGTATCGCGAGCTGCTGGCGCGCCCCGACATCGATTGCGTGCTCATTGCCACGCCGGATCACTGGCACGCCCAGATGACCATCGATGCCTTCGCCGCCGGCAAGGACGTCTACCTCCAGAAGCCCAGCACGCTGACCGTGGACGAGAGCGCGCAGGTCATGGAAGCCGCCGCGAAATACAACCGCGTGCTCCAGGTCGGCAGCCAGTTTCTCTCCGACGCCCGCTGGCACAAGGTGAAGGAACTGATCGGCGAGGGGGCGATCGGCGAGGTCCTGTGGGGGCAGACCACCTACAGCCGCAACTCCGTCGCCGGCGAGTGGAACTATTACATCGATGAAGAGGCGTCGCCGGAGACGATCGACTGGAAGCGCTGGCTCGGCCCGGCGCCGAAGCGCCCGTTCAGCGCCGAGCGCTTCTTCCGCTGGCGGAAGTATTGGGACTATTCCAACGGCATCGCCAGCGATCTCTACTACCATCGCGTCGGTCCGATGCTCTACGCCATGGGGCCGGCCTATCCGACGCGCGTTTCCGGCGGCGGCGGCATCTATGTGCAGAAGGATCGCGAAGTGCCCGACACGCTGGCGATGATCGCCGAGTATCCCAACTTCATGATCGTCGTGGCCGGCTCGATGGCCAACGGCGCGCCGAACCGGTATCTGCCGCAGGTCATCTACGGCCATTCGGGCACGATCGTCGTGGAGAACGACCGTGTGATCGTCACGCCGGAGATGTTCGTCGCCAGGGCGCTGAACCGTCCCACGGAAGCGCGGACGTTCGAATTCAAGAACGCGCAGCGCGAAATGAACCGCCGCCACACGGACAACTTCTTCGAGTGCATGCGCACGCGCAAGACTCCCGTTCTTGGTCCCGAGTTGGCCCATCAGGTGATGCTGTCGGTGATGCTCGGCTGCGAAAGCTACCGCTCCGGCGAGATGCGCCTGTACGACCCGGCGGCGCGCAAGCTGACCCGCCGCGCCTCCGCCCGCCCCGCCTACGAAGGGGACGGGAAGAACCACCCCCTGGGCCCGAAGAAAGAACCCTCCGTCTGA
- a CDS encoding NADH-dependent dehydrogenase, whose translation MQRRTFLCSAGAFIQSPDRIRAGVIGAGGRGRLLAAEFREIGAEIPAVCDVYKPNLEAGLKAASTGARGYTDYRRLLEDPGLHAVIVATPDHWHARMVIDAVVAGKDVYVEKPLTHTIEEAFQVVEAVRRTKRIVQVGTQRRSAPLFQEAKSIIDSGRLGEVRLVNSWWLNHQKSLAQRQLEGELDWQRWLGPAPQRPLDPMRFFNWYYYFDYSGGLLIGQAAHMVDVFHWFMKSSAPLAVTCSGGRVNLEGAEVTDTASILIEYPENYFAVFTLGYKAMRYHPRLDQLAQFHGSRARFDIGREHFMLYPETSQPELTPEREESRPGSFGAATRDHIRNFLDCIRTRREPNAPVEAGLSAVIVLSMTLDSLRTGRRLRWNAAARRVET comes from the coding sequence ATGCAGCGACGCACGTTTCTCTGCTCCGCAGGCGCATTCATCCAATCGCCGGACCGCATTCGCGCAGGCGTCATCGGCGCCGGCGGCCGCGGGCGCCTCCTCGCCGCCGAGTTCCGGGAAATCGGGGCCGAGATCCCCGCCGTGTGCGACGTCTACAAGCCGAATCTCGAAGCAGGACTGAAGGCCGCCAGCACGGGCGCGCGCGGCTACACGGATTACCGCCGCCTGCTCGAGGACCCCGGCCTGCACGCCGTCATCGTCGCCACGCCGGACCACTGGCACGCCCGCATGGTCATCGACGCCGTCGTGGCGGGCAAGGATGTCTACGTCGAAAAGCCGCTCACACACACCATTGAAGAGGCCTTCCAGGTGGTCGAAGCCGTGCGCCGTACAAAGCGCATCGTGCAGGTGGGCACGCAGCGCCGCAGCGCTCCGCTGTTCCAGGAAGCGAAGAGCATCATCGATTCCGGCCGTCTGGGCGAGGTGCGGCTGGTCAACTCCTGGTGGCTCAACCACCAGAAGTCGCTCGCACAGCGCCAGCTCGAAGGCGAGCTCGACTGGCAACGGTGGCTCGGGCCGGCGCCGCAGCGCCCCCTCGACCCCATGCGCTTCTTCAACTGGTATTACTACTTCGACTACTCCGGCGGCCTGCTGATCGGGCAGGCGGCCCACATGGTGGACGTCTTCCACTGGTTCATGAAATCGTCTGCGCCCCTGGCTGTCACCTGCTCGGGCGGGCGCGTCAATCTTGAGGGCGCCGAGGTCACCGACACGGCCTCGATCCTGATCGAGTACCCCGAGAACTACTTCGCCGTGTTCACCCTCGGCTACAAGGCCATGCGGTATCACCCGCGGCTGGACCAGCTCGCCCAGTTCCACGGCTCGCGCGCCCGTTTCGACATCGGGCGCGAACACTTCATGCTCTATCCGGAAACCAGCCAGCCCGAACTCACGCCTGAACGGGAGGAGAGCCGGCCGGGCTCCTTCGGCGCCGCTACGCGGGATCACATCCGGAACTTCCTTGATTGCATCCGCACCCGCCGGGAACCGAACGCGCCCGTTGAAGCCGGTCTTTCCGCCGTCATCGTGCTGTCGATGACGCTGGATTCGCTCCGCACCGGGCGGCGTCTGAGATGGAACGCCGCCGCCCGCCGTGTGGAAACATGA
- a CDS encoding racemase: MKIREVEALAVSIPLPQPVADAVRRITHRDHLIVKIRTDEGREGLGFALGYDGTRAMLALIDEIYRPILLGANALDTEHLWAEMYRQSIQAGRRGAALRAISAIDIALWDLRGKAAGLPVMELLGVHRRRMRCYATGGYYRAGQSVEELVREVSATAETGFTAVKLKVGALSAAEDARRVGAVRKALGDEFDILLDANGGWKSAPEAIAAMERLEEFRPYWIEEPVRADNLTAMARIAEKIRTPVATGELEATRWAFAELVERRAASILQPDATVCGGVSEWLKIACMAAAFDIPVAPHYHWDVHTQLCAALPNAIFIEYFPAASGVKMFDSLLREPMKVRDGWIEPRTAPGFGVELDEAAVARYRLA, encoded by the coding sequence ATGAAAATCCGGGAAGTCGAAGCGCTGGCCGTCTCCATTCCGCTGCCGCAGCCCGTGGCGGACGCAGTGCGGCGGATCACGCACCGCGATCACCTGATCGTGAAGATCCGGACCGATGAAGGGCGGGAGGGGCTGGGCTTCGCTCTCGGCTACGACGGCACGCGGGCGATGCTGGCCCTGATCGACGAGATTTACCGTCCGATTCTCCTGGGCGCGAACGCGCTGGACACGGAACATTTGTGGGCGGAAATGTACCGGCAGTCGATCCAGGCCGGCCGGCGGGGAGCGGCGCTGCGGGCCATCAGCGCCATCGACATCGCGCTGTGGGACCTGCGCGGGAAAGCCGCGGGGCTGCCAGTGATGGAGCTGCTGGGCGTCCACCGGCGGCGCATGCGCTGCTATGCCACGGGCGGCTACTACCGCGCGGGGCAGAGCGTCGAGGAGCTGGTCCGCGAGGTTTCAGCCACGGCGGAGACGGGTTTCACTGCGGTGAAGCTCAAGGTGGGCGCGTTGAGCGCGGCTGAAGATGCGCGGCGCGTGGGCGCGGTGCGCAAGGCTCTGGGAGACGAATTCGACATTCTGCTCGACGCCAACGGCGGCTGGAAGAGCGCGCCGGAGGCGATCGCCGCGATGGAGCGGCTGGAGGAGTTCCGCCCGTACTGGATCGAAGAGCCGGTGCGCGCCGACAACCTGACGGCGATGGCGCGGATCGCGGAGAAGATCCGGACCCCGGTGGCGACGGGCGAACTGGAGGCCACGCGGTGGGCGTTTGCGGAGCTGGTGGAGCGCAGGGCGGCATCGATCCTGCAGCCGGACGCGACCGTCTGCGGAGGCGTGAGCGAGTGGCTGAAGATCGCCTGCATGGCGGCGGCGTTCGACATCCCCGTTGCGCCGCACTATCACTGGGACGTGCATACGCAGTTGTGCGCAGCGCTGCCGAACGCAATTTTCATTGAGTATTTCCCCGCTGCGTCGGGCGTCAAGATGTTCGACTCGCTGCTGAGGGAACCGATGAAGGTGAGGGACGGCTGGATCGAGCCGCGCACGGCGCCGGGCTTCGGTGTCGAGCTGGACGAAGCCGCGGTGGCGCGGTATCGCCTGGCATAG